The DNA window CTGCTTTACCGGCTCAAACTGCACTTCACCCGTGCCGGGCAGCGTCGGGAACGACCCGGCCTTAAAGCCTTTGCTGACAGTGGTATATAACAGTGTGTTTTCCAAAGGATGCCAATTCAGGCCGAGCCGCCAGGAGACGTTATCCTCATTCAAAGAGGAATTCACCATGCCGGGGGTGAAGGTCGAGTCAAAGGTCAGGCACTCGCCCGGTGCTACCGGCTCAGCATCGTCGCCTTTGACAAAGCCCTGAATGAAGTTCATACCTGCCGTAAATTCGGCATCTCCCGACAGGCATCCCTCATAGTCGATCTCGGACTTGGTGTAGCGTGCTCCCGCTTGCAGGTTTAGATTGTCGAGGAGATCGAATTCGATGTTACCGAACACCGCCTTGGTCGTCGCCGTGGGCTGGGCGTAGGTGTTGATCTCAGCAAAGGGCTCAAGACCAAATGCCGTAAACGCAAAGGCCGGCGTGGTGTAAGGCAAGCGACCCAGCGAATTCTCTTCGGTCTCGTCTTTAGCGTAGGTTACACCCAGCAACCAAGCCATCCGGCTTTGCACCGCTACACCACTGGCACGAAACTCCTGAGAAAAGGACTCGACCGTGCCGCGCTGACGCTGGCTATTGCCATCAACGGCAACCCCGTCATTGTTAATCCAGTCATCCTGTTCGTAATCCTGGATCGAAGACAGCGAAGTCAGCGTCAGGCCGTCTGAAACCTCGTAATCAGCCCGCACTGTCGCCTGATAGAATTGTTGATCATTCTCATGTGGCAACCCGGGAAACCAGTTTGCCGCACGGGCATCATTGGGTGCGAAGGGCGCATTGACCAGATCAGGAACTTGATCCGCCTGGGTAGGATCCTGGAGGTTGAGATCAATCAACTGGGTCACTGGCGTGTCCGACTCATCGGTCCAGGTATTCAGGTTCACCGCAACATCGAGCCGGTCAGTGGGCGCCCAACTGAGCAGCAAACGCAATTTTTGCTGCCGGGTGTCACCAAGCTCGCCACCATGTGTAAAACTCTCTTGCCAAGCACCACCATCCGACACGTCAAAGGCGAAGCGCGCTCCCAGCGTGTCAGTCAAGGGACCGCTGACAAAGCCATTAACATTAATCGCGTCAAAACGCGCGTAAGTGCCTTCAATGCCGGCCTCGAAGGTACTGGTGGGTTTTGCCGCAATGTAATTGATTGCCCCCCCTGTTGCATTCTGCCCGTATAGGGTTCCCTGAGGACCCTTGAGAATTTCCACTCGCTCCAGATCAAGGGTGGCGCCCTTGGTCAACGCGGGAAACGCGAAAGCAACCTCATCCACATATACGCTGACCGTTGGGCTGGCAGCCAGAGACTCTGAGTTGTAACCCACACCACGAATGGAATACACCGGCGTACCATAGGAAGCCTGAGAAACCATAAAACTAGGCTCTACTTTCATAAGACCAGCTACATCGCCAATTCCCAGCTCTTGCAGTTGCTCACCGCTACGCGCCGTGATCGACATACCAACATCACTGATCGACTGC is part of the Spongiibacter taiwanensis genome and encodes:
- a CDS encoding TonB-dependent receptor, producing MSGLVVFSSVPVLAQSGKSSGSVIEEVVVTAQKRQQSISDVGMSITARSGEQLQELGIGDVAGLMKVEPSFMVSQASYGTPVYSIRGVGYNSESLAASPTVSVYVDEVAFAFPALTKGATLDLERVEILKGPQGTLYGQNATGGAINYIAAKPTSTFEAGIEGTYARFDAINVNGFVSGPLTDTLGARFAFDVSDGGAWQESFTHGGELGDTRQQKLRLLLSWAPTDRLDVAVNLNTWTDESDTPVTQLIDLNLQDPTQADQVPDLVNAPFAPNDARAANWFPGLPHENDQQFYQATVRADYEVSDGLTLTSLSSIQDYEQDDWINNDGVAVDGNSQRQRGTVESFSQEFRASGVAVQSRMAWLLGVTYAKDETEENSLGRLPYTTPAFAFTAFGLEPFAEINTYAQPTATTKAVFGNIEFDLLDNLNLQAGARYTKSEIDYEGCLSGDAEFTAGMNFIQGFVKGDDAEPVAPGECLTFDSTFTPGMVNSSLNEDNVSWRLGLNWHPLENTLLYTTVSKGFKAGSFPTLPGTGEVQFEPVKQEELLSYEVGVKSTVTPQFVVNGAVFKYDYKDKQLRGRILDPAQVFGVIDALVNIPDSSAQGAELEMIWMPVQGLRLNLAATYLDAEVDGDFFTIDIYETGSDATNYDGYSFPSTPEWTVVAGARYEWPLKDNLLAFVGADYRYQTEAPSLFQDRATIGEHPSLESDEYGLLDLRVGVATADGRWTVQLFSHNALDEYYATHENRIYDTSVRYAGKPVTYGIKVAYRFE